In Candidatus Promineifilum breve, one genomic interval encodes:
- a CDS encoding DHHA2 domain-containing protein: MTGNKNNAIYVVGHVNPDTDSIASAMGYAWLLQDQGQNAVAARAGHLNPQTTWVLNHLGIELPTMLTDASPRFAAISHRLNTAAPEHPLREVWSIANRTGGVAPIVDSEGKPFGLVSVISLFDFLSRTVGSHPRREEMRIGELMDMPGREACDQTVPQFQANARVRDALNRILREERTDFWVIDEAGRYVGICRHREALNPPRMQLILVDHNEPGQAVGSIDEADIIEIVDHHRLGNSSTRMPIRFTVDVVGSTSTLISERINDAGLSAPPELAGLLLAGVLSDTLILTSPTTTPRDHEAAERLARWAFVIGSPLAGETVQTFGEKVISSGTGLATRKPEEIVSADLKLYEAAGLNFGVAQVEVTSLVELDEHLVTLQEALVKLRDAKGLNFAVLMVTDVVRGSSRLLLTSDVPGLGGLPYPKLPDGTLRAAGVVSRKKQLLPALLSALEG, translated from the coding sequence ATGACCGGAAACAAGAACAACGCCATCTACGTCGTCGGGCACGTGAACCCCGATACCGACTCCATCGCCTCGGCCATGGGCTACGCCTGGCTGCTGCAAGACCAGGGCCAGAACGCCGTCGCCGCCCGCGCCGGCCATCTCAATCCCCAGACGACCTGGGTGCTGAACCATCTGGGCATCGAACTGCCGACCATGCTGACCGACGCCTCGCCGCGCTTCGCGGCCATCTCCCACCGGCTCAACACGGCCGCGCCGGAGCACCCCCTGCGCGAAGTATGGTCCATCGCCAACCGCACCGGCGGCGTGGCCCCCATCGTCGATAGCGAGGGCAAGCCGTTCGGCCTCGTCTCGGTCATCAGCCTGTTCGATTTCCTCAGCCGCACCGTCGGCTCCCACCCACGACGCGAAGAGATGCGTATCGGCGAACTGATGGACATGCCCGGCCGCGAGGCGTGCGATCAGACCGTGCCCCAGTTCCAGGCCAATGCCCGCGTCCGCGACGCGCTGAACCGCATCCTGCGCGAGGAGCGCACCGACTTCTGGGTCATCGACGAGGCCGGCCGCTACGTCGGCATCTGCCGCCACCGCGAGGCCCTCAACCCGCCCCGGATGCAGCTCATCCTGGTCGATCACAACGAGCCGGGCCAGGCCGTCGGCTCCATCGACGAAGCCGACATCATCGAGATCGTCGATCACCATCGCCTGGGCAACTCGTCAACCCGCATGCCCATCCGCTTCACCGTCGACGTCGTCGGCAGCACGTCCACGCTCATCTCCGAGCGCATCAACGACGCCGGGCTGAGCGCGCCGCCCGAGCTGGCCGGCTTGCTGCTGGCCGGGGTGCTGTCGGACACGCTCATCCTGACCTCGCCCACGACCACGCCGCGCGACCACGAAGCGGCCGAGCGGCTGGCGCGCTGGGCCTTCGTCATCGGTTCGCCGCTGGCCGGCGAGACGGTGCAGACCTTCGGCGAAAAGGTCATTTCCTCGGGCACGGGGCTGGCGACGCGCAAGCCGGAAGAGATCGTCAGCGCCGACTTGAAGCTGTACGAAGCGGCGGGGCTGAACTTCGGCGTGGCCCAGGTCGAAGTGACGTCGCTGGTCGAACTGGATGAGCATCTTGTCACGCTGCAGGAAGCGCTGGTGAAGCTGCGCGACGCCAAGGGGCTGAATTTCGCCGTCCTCATGGTGACCGACGTGGTGCGCGGCTCCAGCCGCCTGTTGCTGACGTCCGACGTGCCCGGCTTGGGCGGTCTACCCTACCCCAAACTGCCCGATGGCACGCTGCGGGCCGCGGGCGTCGTCTCGCGCAAGAAGCAACTGTTGCCGGCGCTGCTGAGCGCGCTGGAGGGCTAG
- a CDS encoding methylated-DNA--[protein]-cysteine S-methyltransferase has translation MTTIGKLDNTPVGTIWVAASATGLVSISLWDDEPRFVAEVARLTGHAPDLAAPPGAIVTSALTELDAYLRGELRHFATPIDWAVTKPFQRQALELVCTVGYGRTSTYGAIAAQLGRPGAVRAVGQANATNPIPIIIPCHRILGADGKLHGYGARGGLETKAWLLRLEGSWLI, from the coding sequence ATGACGACAATCGGCAAGCTGGACAATACGCCGGTGGGCACGATCTGGGTGGCCGCCTCGGCGACCGGACTGGTCAGCATCAGCCTGTGGGACGACGAGCCGCGCTTCGTGGCCGAGGTGGCCCGGCTGACCGGCCACGCGCCCGACCTCGCCGCCCCACCGGGAGCCATCGTGACGTCGGCCCTGACCGAACTCGACGCCTACCTGCGCGGCGAATTGCGCCATTTCGCCACGCCCATCGATTGGGCCGTCACCAAGCCTTTCCAACGGCAGGCGCTGGAATTGGTCTGCACCGTAGGCTATGGCCGCACCAGCACCTACGGGGCCATCGCCGCCCAACTGGGCCGGCCGGGGGCGGTGCGGGCCGTGGGCCAGGCCAACGCCACCAACCCTATCCCGATCATCATCCCCTGCCATCGCATCCTGGGGGCCGACGGCAAGCTCCACGGCTACGGCGCGCGCGGCGGACTGGAGACCAAGGCGTGGCTGCTGCGGCTGGAAGGTAGCTGGCTCATCTGA
- the pdxR gene encoding MocR-like pyridoxine biosynthesis transcription factor PdxR has product MIDLRIDREQDEAAHRQVYRQLRAAILSGRLAAGARLPSSRTLAATAGVARVTIDRAVEQLAAEGFVVSRVGAGTYVTDALATGGEAGRESLFRPALTAWGERTLALHQPGEPPGDGPRPEIDFGFGRSFAGGFPYDVWRRLLGRYLSTDDAMLSRYGSAAGFYPLRQAIADYLGRARGVRCAAEDVVIVSGAQQAIDILARLLLAPGDEVLVETPGYRDAFALFRLHQARLVGLPVDDYGLPADRLRGERARLVFVTPSHQFPRGGTMPLARRLALLAWARRRAAVIIEDDYDGDLRYEGGSLAALQGLDEDGRVVYLGTFSKVLFPALRLGYLVLPRALNAPFVQAKDLVDRGAPTLTQAAVADFLAEGHFERHLRHLRHLYGEKRQALIQALDANLGDRVRYSPVAAGLHVMLFAETGVDEARLVREAAARGVRVYAGAPYHLEQPAPPSILLGFSGLEEEEIVEGVRRLAEAWP; this is encoded by the coding sequence CGCCACGGCCGGCGTGGCCCGCGTCACAATCGATCGCGCCGTGGAACAATTGGCCGCCGAGGGGTTCGTCGTCAGCCGCGTCGGCGCGGGCACTTACGTGACCGATGCCCTGGCCACGGGCGGCGAGGCCGGCCGCGAGTCGCTCTTTCGCCCGGCGCTGACCGCCTGGGGCGAGCGGACGCTGGCTCTCCACCAGCCAGGCGAGCCGCCCGGCGACGGCCCGCGCCCGGAGATCGATTTCGGCTTCGGCCGCTCGTTTGCCGGTGGCTTCCCCTATGACGTCTGGCGGCGCCTGCTGGGGCGCTACCTCTCCACCGACGACGCCATGCTGTCGCGCTACGGCTCGGCGGCCGGGTTCTACCCCCTGAGGCAGGCCATCGCCGACTATCTGGGCCGGGCGCGGGGCGTGCGCTGCGCGGCCGAGGACGTGGTCATCGTCAGCGGCGCGCAACAGGCTATCGACATACTGGCCCGTCTGTTGCTCGCGCCGGGGGATGAGGTGCTGGTGGAGACGCCCGGCTATCGCGACGCCTTCGCCCTCTTCCGGCTGCATCAGGCGCGGCTGGTCGGCCTGCCGGTTGACGACTACGGGCTGCCGGCCGATCGGCTGCGCGGCGAGCGGGCGCGGCTGGTGTTCGTCACGCCGTCGCACCAGTTCCCGCGCGGCGGCACAATGCCCCTGGCGCGGCGGCTGGCGTTGCTGGCCTGGGCGCGGCGGCGCGCGGCGGTCATCATCGAAGACGACTACGACGGCGATTTGCGCTATGAGGGCGGCTCGCTGGCCGCCTTGCAGGGGTTGGATGAGGATGGGCGGGTGGTCTATCTGGGCACGTTTTCCAAGGTGCTCTTTCCGGCGCTGCGGCTGGGTTATCTGGTACTGCCGCGCGCGTTGAATGCGCCGTTCGTGCAGGCCAAGGATTTGGTCGACCGGGGCGCGCCGACGCTGACCCAGGCCGCCGTGGCCGATTTTCTGGCCGAGGGCCACTTCGAGCGCCATCTGCGCCATCTGCGTCACCTGTATGGCGAAAAGCGACAGGCGCTGATCCAGGCGCTGGACGCCAATCTGGGCGACCGGGTGCGTTATTCGCCGGTGGCCGCCGGGCTGCACGTCATGTTGTTCGCCGAAACGGGCGTGGATGAGGCGCGGCTGGTGCGCGAGGCGGCGGCGCGCGGTGTGCGCGTCTATGCCGGCGCGCCCTATCATCTGGAGCAACCGGCCCCGCCGTCGATCTTGCTGGGGTTCAGTGGGCTGGAGGAAGAGGAGATCGTCGAGGGTGTACGGCGACTGGCCGAAGCCTGGCCTTGA
- a CDS encoding TrmH family RNA methyltransferase, which produces MAYVFVQCRDAACRMRFPAPAGEAAMLRCPRCRGEVAIAVAALDKPADVPSMAGQPRLVGLLDNIRSIHNVGSMFRTADGAGLPHLHLAGITATPDHPRLAKAALGAQQTIGWTYHANGVEAADQLRAQGYRLCALERLESAARPSLDALDVSGVGLVLVVGNERAGVDPDILARCDAVFSLPMLGQKSSLNAAVAFGIAVYYLRFGNLGFAPG; this is translated from the coding sequence TTGGCCTACGTCTTTGTGCAATGCCGCGACGCGGCTTGCCGGATGCGCTTCCCGGCCCCGGCCGGCGAGGCGGCGATGCTGCGCTGTCCGCGCTGTCGCGGCGAAGTCGCCATCGCTGTGGCCGCGCTGGACAAACCGGCCGACGTACCGAGCATGGCCGGCCAACCGCGGCTGGTCGGTCTGCTCGATAATATCAGATCGATCCACAACGTCGGCTCCATGTTCCGCACGGCCGACGGCGCGGGGCTGCCCCACTTGCATCTGGCCGGCATCACGGCCACGCCCGACCACCCCAGGCTGGCGAAAGCCGCGCTGGGCGCGCAACAAACCATCGGCTGGACGTACCACGCCAACGGGGTCGAGGCCGCCGACCAATTGCGGGCGCAGGGCTACCGGCTCTGCGCGCTGGAGCGGCTGGAGAGCGCCGCCCGGCCCTCTCTCGATGCGCTGGACGTATCCGGCGTCGGTCTGGTGCTGGTCGTCGGCAATGAGCGGGCCGGGGTTGATCCCGACATATTGGCCCGCTGCGACGCGGTCTTCAGTCTGCCGATGCTGGGCCAAAAGTCGTCGTTGAATGCCGCCGTGGCCTTCGGGATCGCGGTATACTATCTGCGCTTCGGGAACCTCGGTTTCGCGCCCGGCTGA